A genomic stretch from Erigeron canadensis isolate Cc75 chromosome 9, C_canadensis_v1, whole genome shotgun sequence includes:
- the LOC122582551 gene encoding 2-alkenal reductase (NADP(+)-dependent)-like, translating to MAQVVSNTKVVLKGYVTGFPKESDLIVKTDTIELKLPEGSKGVLVKNLYLAADAHMRSQMSVAEDNFVETYIVGEPIHGYGVAKVLESGYPNLKKGDLVWGIVGWEEYHINNAPESTLFKIEHTDVPLSYYTGILGMTGMTAYVAFHVVGNVKKGDRVYITAAFGAVGQLIGQFAKALGCYVVGSAGSKEKVDLLKSKFGFDDAFNYKEEKDLDAALKRYFPEGIDVYFETVGGKMLEAALLNMRLNGRIAGIGMISQHNLEEEEGVRYLLSVITKRLTMRGFIVHDHYDLIPQYHELIVPLIKKGTIKYVEDVAEGLENGPAALVGIFQGKNVGKQVVVVARE from the exons ATGGCTCAAGTAGTGAGTAACACGAAAGTAGTACTAAAAGGTTATGTTACTGGGTTCCCAAAAGAATCAGATTTGATCGTCAAAACAGACACCATCGAACTCAAACTCCCAGAAGGATCAAAGGGTGTTCTTGTAAAAAATCTTTACTTGGCTGCTGATGCTCACATGCGTAGCCAGATGTCTGTAGCTGAAGACAACTTTGTTGAGACCTATATTGTTGGTGAA CCTATACATGGATATGGAGTTGCAAAAGTGCTTGAATCTGGGTACCCAAACTTGAAGAAAGGTGACCTAGTTTGGGGAATAGTTGGATGGGAGGAATACCATATTAACAATGCTCCTGAGTCTACATTGTTTAAGATTGAACATACTGATGTCCCTCTTTCCTATTATACGGGAATTCTTG GTATGACTGGTATGACCGCTTATGTTGCGTTCCATGTGGTCGGTAATGTCAAGAAAGGAGACAGAGTCTATATTACTGCGGCTTTTGGTGCAGTCGGTCAGCTAATTGGCCAGTTTGCTAAGGCGTTAGGATGCTATGTTGTCGGGAGTGCTGGTTCAAAAGAAAAG GTTGACCTACTGAAGAGCAAATTTGGATTTGATGACGCTTTTAACTACAAGGAAGAGAAAGATCTAGATGCGGCTCTTAAGAG GTACTTTCCCGAAGGAATTGATGTTTACTTTGAAACCGTGGGGGGAAAGATGTTGGAGGCGGCACTCTTGAATATGCGATTAAATGGGCGTATTGCTGGCATCGGGATGATCTCACAGCACAACCTAGAGGAAGAGGAGGGGGTGCGTTACCTGTTGTCTGTGATCACAAAACGTCTAACCATGCGTGGGTTCATCGTTCACGATCATTATGACTTGATTCCACAGTATCATGAACTGATTGTACCCCTTATTAAAAAAGGGACTATCAAATACGTAGAAGACGTTGCAGAGGGACTTGAGAATGGACCTGCAGCTTTAGTTGGGATATTTCAAGGGAAAAATGTTGGGAAGCAAGTAGTGGTTGTGGCTCGTGAATAA
- the LOC122582552 gene encoding 2-alkenal reductase (NADP(+)-dependent)-like, with protein MAQVVSNKRVLLKDYVVGQTKESDMILKSDTIELKLPQGSNGVLVKLLYLSIDPYMRSQMSYSEDNFVPSFTPGSPLKGYGVAKVLESGHSKFKKGDFVWGLVGWEEYSIINDPETDLFKIEDNDVPLSYYTGILGMTGITAYVAFNEICSPKKGEYVYISAAAGSVGLLLGQFSKARGCYVIGSAGSKEKVDLLKNKFGFDEAFNYKEEKDLDAALKRYCPKGIDVYFENVGGKMLEAVLLNMRLYGRIAGIGMISQHNVVEEEPVRYLLSVITKRLTMKGFVVHDHYDLFPKYYETILPLIKNGTIQNVEDVSEGLESAPAALVGMFAGKNVGKKVVAVARE; from the exons ATGGCACAAGTAGTGAGCAACAAAAGGGTATTATTAAAAGATTATGTTGTTGGGCAGACAAAAGAATCAGACATGATCCTCAAATCTGACACAATCGAACTCAAACTCCCACAGGGATCAAATGGTGTTCTTGTTAAGCTTCTTTACTTGTCTATTGATCCTTACATGCGTAGCCAGATGTCCTACTCTGAAGACAATTTTGTGCCTTCCTTTACTCCTGGTTCT CCTTTAAAGGGATATGGAGTTGCGAAAGTCCTCGAATCGGGGcattcaaaattcaagaaaggGGACTTCGTTTGGGGACTAGTTGGATGGGAGGAATACAGCATTATTAATGATCCTGAGACTGATTTATTTAAGATTGAAGATAATGATGTCCCTCTTTCCTATTATACAGGAATTCTTG GTATGACCGGTATTACTGCTTATGTTGCATTCAATGAGATTTGTTCTCCAAAGAAAGGAGAGTATGTCTATATTTCAGCGGCTGCAGGTTCAGTCGGTCTGCTACTTGGGCAGTTTTCTAAGGCGAGAGGCTGCTATGTTATCGGGAGTGCTGGTTCAAAAGAAAAG GTTGACCTATTGAAGAACAAATTtgggtttgatgaagctttTAACTACAAGGAAGAGAAAGATCTAGATGCGGCTCTAAAGAG GTACTGTCCCAAAGGAATTGATGTTTACTTTGAAAACGTTGGGGGAAAGATGTTGGAGGCGGTACTCTTAAATATGCGCTTATATGGGCGTATTGCTGGTATCGGGATGATCTCACAGCACAACGTTGTTGAAGAGGAGCCGGTGCGTTACCTGTTGTCTGTGATCACAAAACGTCTAACCATGAAAGGGTTTGTTGTGCACGATCATTATGACTTGTTTCCAAAGTATTATGAAACGATTTTACCCCTTATTAAAAATGGGACTATACAAAACGTAGAAGACGTTTCCGAGGGACTTGAGAGTGCACCTGCAGCTTTAGTTGGAATGTTTGCGGGCAAAAATGTTGGGAAGAAAGTAGTAGCCGTGGCTCGTGAATAA
- the LOC122582554 gene encoding YDG domain-containing protein At5g47150-like isoform X2, whose translation MAANPVRPKKRQLDDDMKLGESEKHKKPVSGLKKRTGVHVIRDFPPGCGVIKTVSGKMDRGPLKRLENVDPKVGKATKPDRKKDVFGLRPVGNVKVGDATFAAKKVEDVRHVVISEKERVRREKIQEAMKLFNEVYDRMFLENKVKEKGEKIAHWRVPGEAAKVVKDRVKWVDFGKVLGPLCGVQVGDKFRFRSQLQMVGLHCQPQAGIDYTQIKGKILAISIVDSNSYSNERESGDVLFYSGQGGLKFLGNKEVLPEDQKLEKGNLALKNSMNEKNVVRVIRKVQEVGRNGNAFVYDGLYLVNNFTQEKGTEGNMVFMFQLNRVPGQPPFHKFLKG comes from the coding sequence ATGGCTGCTAATCCTGTACGACCAAAAAAACGTCAGTTAGACGATGATATGAAGCTCGGTGAATCCGAAAAACATAAGAAACCAGTGTCTGGACTGAAAAAAAGGACTGGGGTACACGTTATACGAGATTTCCCTCCGGGCTGTGGGGTGATTAAAACCGTTAGTGGTAAAATGGATAGGGGTCCTTTAAAGAGATTAGAAAATGTTGACCCGAAAGTTGGAAAGGCTACGAAACCTGATAGAAAAAAGGATGTGTTTGGGTTAAGACCAGTTGGTAATGTTAAGGTTGGAGATGCTACTTTTGCTGCTAAAAAAGTTGAAGATGTTAGACATGTTGTTATTTCAGAAAAGGAGCGAGTTAGGCGTGAAAAGATTCAAGAGGCGATGAAGCTGTTTAATGAGGTTTATGACCGTATGTTTTTGGAAAATAAAGTGAAGGAGAAAGGCGAAAAGATTGCACATTGGAGAGTTCCTGGAGAGGCTGCTAAGGTAGTGAAAGATAGGGTGAAATGGGTTGATTTTGGGAAAGTGCTAGGACCGCTTTGTGGGGTTCAAGTTGGGGATAAGTTTAGGTTCAGGTCACAACTTCAGATGGTTGGTCTTCATTGTCAACCGCAAGCGGGTATAGATTATACACAGATAAAAGGGAAAATTTTGGCTATTAGTATAGTTGACTCTAATAGTTACTCAAATGAAAGAGAATCGGGTGATGTGTTGTTTTATTCTGGCCAAGGTGGGCTTAAGTTTCTAGGGAATAAGGAGGTACTTCCAGAAGATCAGAAACTTGAAAAGGGAAATTTGGCTTTGAAGAACAGTATGAATGAGAAGAATGTGGTTCGTGTGATTAGGAAAGTTCAAGAGGTTGGGAGGAACGGTAATGCGTTTGTGTATGATGGGTTATATCTTGTGAACAATTTTACTCAGGAGAAAGGCACAGAAGGCAACATGGTGTTTATGTTCCAGTTGAACAGGGTTCCCGGGCAACCTCCATTTCACAAATTTCTTAAAGGCTAG
- the LOC122582554 gene encoding YDG domain-containing protein At5g47150-like isoform X1 — translation MAIVKMAANPVRPKKRQLDDDMKLGESEKHKKPVSGLKKRTGVHVIRDFPPGCGVIKTVSGKMDRGPLKRLENVDPKVGKATKPDRKKDVFGLRPVGNVKVGDATFAAKKVEDVRHVVISEKERVRREKIQEAMKLFNEVYDRMFLENKVKEKGEKIAHWRVPGEAAKVVKDRVKWVDFGKVLGPLCGVQVGDKFRFRSQLQMVGLHCQPQAGIDYTQIKGKILAISIVDSNSYSNERESGDVLFYSGQGGLKFLGNKEVLPEDQKLEKGNLALKNSMNEKNVVRVIRKVQEVGRNGNAFVYDGLYLVNNFTQEKGTEGNMVFMFQLNRVPGQPPFHKFLKG, via the coding sequence ATGGCAATAGTGAAGATGGCTGCTAATCCTGTACGACCAAAAAAACGTCAGTTAGACGATGATATGAAGCTCGGTGAATCCGAAAAACATAAGAAACCAGTGTCTGGACTGAAAAAAAGGACTGGGGTACACGTTATACGAGATTTCCCTCCGGGCTGTGGGGTGATTAAAACCGTTAGTGGTAAAATGGATAGGGGTCCTTTAAAGAGATTAGAAAATGTTGACCCGAAAGTTGGAAAGGCTACGAAACCTGATAGAAAAAAGGATGTGTTTGGGTTAAGACCAGTTGGTAATGTTAAGGTTGGAGATGCTACTTTTGCTGCTAAAAAAGTTGAAGATGTTAGACATGTTGTTATTTCAGAAAAGGAGCGAGTTAGGCGTGAAAAGATTCAAGAGGCGATGAAGCTGTTTAATGAGGTTTATGACCGTATGTTTTTGGAAAATAAAGTGAAGGAGAAAGGCGAAAAGATTGCACATTGGAGAGTTCCTGGAGAGGCTGCTAAGGTAGTGAAAGATAGGGTGAAATGGGTTGATTTTGGGAAAGTGCTAGGACCGCTTTGTGGGGTTCAAGTTGGGGATAAGTTTAGGTTCAGGTCACAACTTCAGATGGTTGGTCTTCATTGTCAACCGCAAGCGGGTATAGATTATACACAGATAAAAGGGAAAATTTTGGCTATTAGTATAGTTGACTCTAATAGTTACTCAAATGAAAGAGAATCGGGTGATGTGTTGTTTTATTCTGGCCAAGGTGGGCTTAAGTTTCTAGGGAATAAGGAGGTACTTCCAGAAGATCAGAAACTTGAAAAGGGAAATTTGGCTTTGAAGAACAGTATGAATGAGAAGAATGTGGTTCGTGTGATTAGGAAAGTTCAAGAGGTTGGGAGGAACGGTAATGCGTTTGTGTATGATGGGTTATATCTTGTGAACAATTTTACTCAGGAGAAAGGCACAGAAGGCAACATGGTGTTTATGTTCCAGTTGAACAGGGTTCCCGGGCAACCTCCATTTCACAAATTTCTTAAAGGCTAG
- the LOC122582553 gene encoding 2-alkenal reductase (NADP(+)-dependent)-like yields the protein MAQIVNNKKIVLKDYVKGFPKESDMILKTSDTIELKIPEGSNGVLVKNLYLSCDPYMRGRMTKTQGSYVDSFTPGSPINGYGVAKVLDSGHSNLKKGDLVWGGVGWEEYSIVTAPETLIKIEHTDVPLSYYTGILGMPGMTAYVGFYEICAPKKGEYVYISAASGAVGQLVGQFAKLSGCYVVGSAGTKEKVDLLKNKFGFDDAFNYKEEQDLVAALKRYFPEGIDIYFENVGGKMLEAVLLNMRLKGRISVCGMISQYNLEQEEGVRNLLSVITKRLTMKGFIVSDHYHLYPKYMEMVIPLIKEGTIRYIEDVAEGLENAPAALVGLFSGKNVGKQVVAVARE from the exons atGGCACAAATAGTGAACAACAAGAAAATAGTACTAAAAGATTATGTTAAGGGATTCCCAAAAGAATCCGACATGATCCTTAAAACATCCGACACAATCGAACTCAAAATTCCAGAAGGCTCAAATGGGGTTCTtgtaaaaaatctttatttgtCTTGTGATCCTTATATGCGTGGTCGGATGACTAAAACTCAAGGCAGTTATGTTGATTCATTTACTCCTGGTTCT CCTATAAATGGATATGGAGTTGCTAAAGTCCTTGATTCCGGGCATTCAAACTTGAAGAAAGGTGACCTAGTTTGGGGAGGAGTTGGTTGGGAGGAATACAGCATTGTCACTGCTCCCGAGACTTTAATTAAGATTGAACATACTGATGTTCCGCTTTCTTATTATACGGGAATTCTTG GTATGCCTGGTATGACTGCTTATGTTGGGTTCTATGAGATTTGTGCTCCAAAGAAAGGAGAATATGTTTACATCTCAGCAGCTTCAGGTGCAGTTGGTCAGCTAGTTGGGCAGTTTGCTAAGTTGTCAGGATGCTATGTTGTCGGGAGTGCTGGTACAAAAGAAAAG GTCGACTTATTGAAGAACAAATTTGGATTTGATGATGCTTTCAACTACAAGGAAGAGCAAGATCTAGTTGCAGCTCTAAAGAG GTACTTTCCTGAAGGAATTGATATTTACTTTGAGAACGTTGGGGGGAAGATGTTGGAGGCGGTGCTCTTGAATATGCGGTTAAAGGGGCGCATTTCTGTTTGTGGGATGATCTCACAGTACAACCTAGAGCAAGAGGAGGGGGTGCGTAACCTGTTGTCCGTTATCACAAAACGTCTAACCATGAAAGGGTTCATCGTGAGTGATCATTATCACTTGTATCCAAAGTATATGGAAATGGTTATACCCCTTATTAAAGAAGGGACTATACGTTACATAGAAGACGTGGCAGAAGGACTTGAGAATGCTCCTGCAGCTTTGGTTGGGCTGTTTTCGGGCAAAAATGTTGGGAAGCAAGTAGTTGCCGTGGCTCGTGAATAA
- the LOC122581328 gene encoding 2-alkenal reductase (NADP(+)-dependent)-like, with protein MAEQVNNKQIVLKDYVNGFPKESDMLLKASNTISLKLPHGSNGVLVKNLYLSCDPYMRTRMNKIDPGYVTSFTPGSPIIGYGVAKVLDSGHSNFKNGDFVWGITGWEEYSIINDPENLFKIEHTDVPLSYYTGILGMPGMTAYVGFYEICAPKKGEYVFVSAASGAVGQLVGQFAKLSGCYVVGSAGTQEKVDLLKNKFGFDEAFNYKEEKDLNAALKRYFPDGIDIYFENVGGAMLEAVLSNMRVNGRIAACGMISQYNDQGDGVHNLFHIVTKSLRMQGFIVFHHYHLYPKYLDMVIPLIKDGTISYIEDIAEGLESAPTALVGLFSGKNVGKQVVVVARE; from the exons ATGGCAGAACAAGTTAACAACAAACAGATAGTTCTTAAAGATTACGTTAATGGGTTCCCAAAGGAATCCGACATGCTTCTCAAAGCATCAAACACGATTAGCCTCAAGCTTCCACATGGTTCAAATGGGGTTCTTGTTAAGAATCTTTATTTGTCGTGTGATCCTTACATGCGTACCCGGATGAACAAAATTGATCCTGGTTATGTGACTTCTTTCACTCCTGGTTCG CCTATAATTGGATATGGAGTAGCTAAAGTCCTTGATTCTGGCCATTCTAACTTCAAGAATGGTGACTTCGTTTGGGGAATCACTGGATGGGAGGAATACAGCATTATCAATGATCCTGAGAATCTATTCAAGATTGAACATACTGATGTGCCTCTATCTTATTATACTGGAATTCTTG GTATGCCTGGTATGACTGCTTATGTCGGTTTCTATGAGATTTGTGCTCCAAAGAAAGGGGAGTATGTCTTTGTTTCAGCAGCTTCAGGTGCAGTCGGTCAGCTCGTTGGACAGTTCGCAAAATTGTCCGGATGTTATGTTGTTGGGAGTGCTGGTACACAAGAAAAG GTTGATCTGTTAAAGAATAAGTTTGGATTCGATGAGGCTTTTAACTACAAGGAAGAGAAAGATCTCAATGCAGCTTTGAAGAG GTACTTTCCAGATGGAATTGATATATACTTTGAAAATGTTGGTGGGGCAATGTTGGAGGCAGTACTTTCGAATATGAGAGTTAATGGTCGAATTGCAGCATGTGGGATGATTTCACAGTACAACGACCAAGGGGATGGGGTGCACAACCTATTTCACATAGTAACAAAGAGTTTGAGGATGCAAGGGTTCATTGTGTTTCATCACTATCACTTGTATCCAAAATATTTGGATATGGTTATACCCCTTATAAAGGATGGAACAATAAGTTACATAGAAGATATCGCAGAGGGGCTAGAGAGTGCACCTACGGCTTTAGTTGGGCTGTTTTCGGGAAAAAATGTCGGGAAGCAAGTTGTGGTTGTTGCTCGTGAATGA